One genomic segment of Suttonella sp. R2A3 includes these proteins:
- a CDS encoding AMP-binding protein, producing MSEVSLTSLDRPWLEHYPPGRPAEIESFHHQNLADYLQAVFVEYADEPSYTNFGTTLTFRQVSERAHAFAAYLQHELGYKKGDRIALMMPNLLQYPVCFYGCQLAGLVVVNVNPLYTARELEHQLHDAQVKGIVIAENFAHTLADARNQLPEIEDIIVTKFGDELGFFKGMALNFAIRYIKKLVPNYYLAGALNYSDVVSKGKSLELKRVEMTLDDVAMLQYTGGTTGVAKGAMLTHKNILANVEQVNLWVGEEVKESGLIMITALPLYHIFCCTVNCLLFPSKGMHSVLVTNPRDMKSFVKLLAKYPPAVTTGVNTLFKGLLNTDGFDRLDFSDLKFVISGGMPLEKVVSEEWQAVTGNVIIEGYGLTETSPIVCVNWLYADGFTNGIGYPMPSTEVMLCDEDGEVVGVDTPGEMWVRGPQVMKGYWNQPEENKTAITEEGWFKTGDMAQMDETGFFKIVDRKKDMILVSGFNVYPTEVEGVIMEHPAVLEVGCIGVPSEESGEVVKAYIVLKKGKKVSEEELRKFAKENLTGYKRPKFYQFCDELPKSNVGKILRRKLPELDPQDND from the coding sequence ATGAGTGAAGTAAGCTTGACCTCTTTAGACAGACCATGGCTAGAGCATTATCCACCAGGGCGTCCCGCTGAAATCGAATCATTTCATCATCAAAATCTTGCTGACTACTTACAAGCAGTATTTGTCGAATATGCGGATGAACCAAGTTATACCAACTTTGGCACTACACTGACTTTTCGTCAGGTGAGCGAGCGAGCCCATGCGTTTGCCGCTTACTTGCAGCACGAGTTAGGCTATAAGAAGGGCGATCGTATTGCCTTAATGATGCCGAATTTATTGCAATATCCGGTGTGCTTTTATGGCTGCCAGTTAGCGGGTTTGGTGGTAGTGAATGTGAATCCACTCTATACTGCACGTGAATTAGAGCATCAACTGCATGATGCGCAAGTTAAAGGGATAGTGATCGCTGAGAACTTCGCCCACACTTTAGCCGATGCGCGCAATCAGTTACCAGAAATCGAAGATATTATCGTTACCAAATTTGGCGATGAACTCGGTTTTTTCAAAGGCATGGCGCTGAATTTTGCGATTCGCTACATTAAAAAATTAGTCCCTAATTATTATTTAGCCGGTGCGCTGAACTATAGCGACGTGGTCAGTAAGGGTAAATCGCTTGAATTAAAACGCGTCGAAATGACGCTTGATGACGTGGCGATGCTGCAATATACCGGTGGAACGACGGGTGTTGCCAAGGGGGCAATGCTCACCCATAAAAATATTCTCGCCAACGTTGAGCAAGTGAATTTATGGGTCGGCGAGGAAGTAAAAGAATCTGGCTTGATTATGATTACCGCATTGCCGCTTTATCATATTTTCTGCTGTACAGTCAATTGCTTATTGTTCCCGAGTAAAGGGATGCACAGCGTGCTAGTGACCAATCCAAGAGACATGAAATCGTTTGTTAAACTCTTGGCCAAATATCCACCAGCGGTGACCACTGGGGTGAATACCCTATTTAAAGGGCTACTCAATACGGATGGTTTTGATCGCTTGGATTTCTCAGATTTAAAATTTGTGATTTCTGGCGGGATGCCACTGGAAAAAGTGGTTTCTGAAGAATGGCAGGCGGTGACCGGTAATGTGATTATTGAAGGTTACGGCCTCACTGAAACCTCCCCCATTGTTTGTGTGAACTGGCTTTACGCCGATGGGTTTACGAATGGTATTGGCTATCCGATGCCGTCAACCGAAGTGATGCTGTGTGATGAAGATGGTGAAGTGGTCGGCGTTGATACACCAGGTGAAATGTGGGTGCGTGGACCACAAGTGATGAAAGGGTATTGGAATCAGCCAGAAGAAAACAAAACGGCGATTACCGAAGAAGGCTGGTTTAAAACTGGCGATATGGCGCAGATGGATGAAACCGGCTTCTTCAAGATTGTTGACCGTAAGAAAGATATGATTCTGGTTTCTGGCTTTAACGTCTATCCAACAGAAGTGGAAGGCGTGATTATGGAGCATCCGGCAGTGCTTGAAGTCGGTTGTATTGGCGTACCATCAGAAGAATCTGGTGAGGTGGTTAAGGCTTATATCGTCTTGAAAAAAGGCAAGAAAGTCAGCGAAGAAGAATTACGTAAATTTGCCAAGGAAAATTTAACCGGCTATAAACGTCCGAAGTTTTATCAGTTCTGTGACGAGCTACCAAAATCCAATGTGGGTAAGATCTTACGTCGTAAATTACCGGAGCTTGATCCACAAGATAACGATTGA
- a CDS encoding biotin-dependent carboxyltransferase family protein — MNPNQAQPILRVIRAAPLTQLQDGGRFGALHLGFSHSGPMDSRAFTHNYQLLDDNEHAAQVEIALGGLMLEVLADCTIAISGAYMKPTLDNKPLTNYCAHNLKQGQRLQFAFAKYGIYAYLAVKGGFAGKAFLESYATTDRLGISAQTIGDGSILSAQAITQISEPRGVSRGNIDTLQQHTLDVIPAYQYDNFSLEMHELFTAQDYQIQAGDRMGTRLRAEEALSFTGGELLSEGLLPGAIQITNEGQPIVLQQDAQSLGGYPKIGALSESSRCALAQSKPGDTVRFRFLS; from the coding sequence ATGAATCCAAATCAAGCACAACCTATCTTGCGCGTGATTCGAGCAGCCCCGCTTACCCAGCTTCAAGATGGTGGTCGTTTTGGTGCGCTGCATTTAGGCTTTAGCCATAGCGGCCCGATGGACAGTCGCGCCTTTACCCATAATTACCAACTGCTTGATGATAATGAACACGCCGCGCAAGTTGAAATCGCTCTAGGCGGATTGATGCTTGAGGTGTTAGCTGACTGTACCATTGCCATCAGTGGCGCGTATATGAAGCCTACGCTCGATAACAAACCTTTAACCAATTATTGCGCCCATAATCTCAAGCAAGGCCAACGGCTACAGTTCGCCTTTGCTAAGTACGGTATCTACGCTTATTTAGCGGTTAAAGGTGGCTTTGCTGGTAAAGCTTTTCTAGAGAGTTATGCCACCACCGATCGCTTAGGGATTAGCGCACAAACCATTGGTGACGGCAGCATTCTATCTGCTCAAGCAATAACGCAAATCAGTGAACCCCGCGGGGTATCGCGTGGGAATATTGATACCCTACAACAGCACACACTCGATGTTATCCCAGCCTACCAGTACGACAATTTTAGTCTGGAGATGCACGAACTTTTTACTGCGCAAGATTATCAAATACAGGCCGGAGACCGTATGGGGACGCGCTTACGAGCTGAAGAAGCGTTATCTTTTACCGGCGGTGAACTACTCTCAGAAGGTCTACTGCCTGGCGCAATCCAGATCACCAATGAAGGACAACCGATTGTGTTACAACAAGACGCGCAATCGCTCGGTGGCTACCCTAAAATTGGCGCGCTTAGCGAGAGCAGTCGCTGTGCATTAGCGCAAAGCAAGCCCGGCGACACGGTTCGTTTTCGCTTTCTAAGCTAA
- a CDS encoding allophanate hydrolase subunit 1, producing the protein MAQLTWRRANECALLLYLPEPVTPTYPLICRALLEHCREQYSASLRDVVPAYRSLLLVFDNPISDHEGKQICHAAQQFLHSHDPQDTPPEITRHTIEVCYDESLAPDLATLAQTHDLSTDQVIAKHSAQSYQVCCLGFIPGFAFLGYVDEAIATPRHQNPRAKVAAGSVGIAGRQTGIYPADSPGGWQIIGRCPELLYDPQQELYSRFAIGDEVRFQPISIDEFHAWQDNEASAS; encoded by the coding sequence GTGGCACAACTAACTTGGCGACGCGCCAACGAGTGCGCGCTCTTACTCTATTTACCTGAGCCTGTCACACCAACGTATCCGCTGATCTGTCGTGCCTTGCTTGAGCATTGCCGCGAGCAATACAGCGCTTCTTTGCGTGATGTCGTTCCGGCGTATCGCAGCTTGTTATTGGTCTTTGATAACCCCATCAGCGATCATGAGGGAAAGCAGATTTGCCATGCAGCGCAACAGTTTTTACACAGCCACGACCCACAAGATACCCCCCCAGAGATTACCCGTCACACCATCGAAGTATGCTATGACGAATCTTTAGCCCCTGATTTAGCAACACTTGCACAAACCCACGACTTAAGCACCGATCAAGTTATCGCCAAGCATAGTGCGCAAAGCTACCAAGTATGCTGCCTAGGGTTTATTCCCGGATTTGCCTTTCTTGGTTATGTCGATGAAGCGATAGCCACCCCAAGACACCAAAACCCACGCGCAAAGGTTGCTGCCGGTAGCGTGGGGATTGCCGGCCGTCAAACCGGTATTTACCCTGCAGACTCACCTGGTGGCTGGCAAATCATTGGCCGCTGCCCAGAGCTGCTCTACGATCCGCAGCAGGAGCTATATTCACGCTTTGCTATTGGTGATGAAGTACGCTTCCAGCCAATCAGTATCGATGAATTTCACGCGTGGCAGGACAACGAGGCTAGCGCTTCATGA
- a CDS encoding NUDIX hydrolase family protein, protein MLDFLAHIESANNARLDDYAPFVIDGCAVGLIHHTNVVRLNEQGLALDVQENAYHWDYDGDCQTRSAYLNDIILSLATEGFVPGWRGEQYALSRDFYAPPKALIERASMPIFGACGYGVHVNGLTKKQGKTHLWIAKRADDKPTDPGKLDQIAAGGIPHGIDVFANMQKECDEEASIPLSLSETATAVSMSSYFYAVENGIRADQLFNYDLWLPESFIPHNQDGEVASFDCLPLEEVMELVSRTDQFKFNANIVLIDLFIRHGLITPEHQQYEQICAQLNHREAILCARFPVFTKK, encoded by the coding sequence ATGCTCGATTTTCTTGCCCATATTGAATCCGCCAACAATGCGCGTTTAGATGATTATGCGCCTTTTGTGATTGACGGCTGCGCGGTTGGCTTAATACATCACACCAATGTCGTTCGGCTTAATGAGCAAGGCTTAGCGCTTGATGTGCAAGAAAACGCTTACCACTGGGACTATGATGGAGATTGTCAAACGCGTAGCGCCTATTTAAACGACATCATTCTCTCGCTAGCCACAGAAGGTTTTGTTCCCGGTTGGCGAGGCGAACAGTATGCACTGAGTCGTGATTTTTACGCCCCACCTAAAGCGTTGATCGAGCGCGCTTCGATGCCTATTTTTGGCGCCTGTGGCTATGGCGTGCATGTAAACGGACTCACCAAAAAACAGGGCAAAACCCACCTATGGATCGCTAAACGCGCTGATGACAAACCCACCGACCCGGGCAAACTCGATCAAATTGCCGCTGGGGGCATCCCGCATGGCATCGATGTATTTGCCAATATGCAAAAAGAGTGCGACGAAGAGGCGTCCATCCCTCTATCACTTAGCGAAACCGCGACTGCGGTGAGTATGAGTAGCTATTTTTATGCGGTAGAAAATGGCATCCGCGCGGATCAACTCTTCAATTACGACCTCTGGTTACCAGAAAGCTTCATCCCGCATAACCAAGATGGCGAAGTGGCTTCTTTTGACTGTTTGCCGCTTGAAGAGGTGATGGAACTAGTCTCACGCACCGATCAGTTCAAATTTAACGCCAATATTGTACTCATTGATCTCTTTATCCGTCATGGCCTGATCACCCCCGAGCACCAACAATACGAACAAATTTGCGCACAACTCAACCATCGTGAAGCAATACTTTGTGCGCGTTTTCCTGTGTTTACGAAAAAATAG
- a CDS encoding flavin reductase family protein, whose product MINEQQFKQTMALFASGVTVITWHEGNQTQGITVSSFASLSLNPPLVLFCIDHNAYIFPEISMQNHVGLSILSAEQTDIAYRFAGPDRTNLESIIHQRNEQSCPMIEHAQATMLLKIREQIAQGDHDIFIAEVISSEVDTSRQPLLYYNGRISDNAAL is encoded by the coding sequence ATGATTAACGAACAACAATTCAAACAAACGATGGCGCTTTTCGCCAGCGGTGTGACAGTGATTACCTGGCATGAAGGAAATCAAACTCAAGGCATTACGGTGAGTTCCTTCGCTTCGCTGTCGCTGAACCCACCTTTGGTTTTATTTTGTATTGATCACAACGCCTATATTTTTCCTGAAATCAGCATGCAAAACCATGTCGGCTTGAGCATTCTCTCTGCCGAACAAACCGACATCGCCTATCGCTTTGCCGGCCCGGACCGCACTAATTTAGAGTCCATCATTCATCAGCGTAACGAACAATCGTGTCCGATGATTGAACACGCCCAGGCAACAATGCTGCTTAAAATCCGCGAACAAATCGCCCAAGGCGATCATGATATTTTTATCGCAGAAGTCATCAGTAGCGAAGTCGATACTTCACGCCAACCGCTGCTTTATTACAATGGACGGATCAGCGATAACGCGGCCTTATAA